CATCCGAACAGCAAACTGCATAACCTTTTTTGCGCAACAATTCGTAGAGTTCGTCATCAAACCAGGATGGGTGCCGGAATTCGAATGCAATTCTGGGGCTTGACGGCAGCAGACCTGTAAAATCTGAAAGCAGTTGGATATTCTTCCTCAAGTAGGGCGGCAATTGAAATAAAACCGCCCCAAGCTTTTCGCCAAGCGTGGCAGAGACTTTGAACAGATAATCGACCTCATCGTTTTTCTGTTTGAGTGGACTGCTGTGAGTTATCTTTCGAGGGGCCTTCAGAACAAAACGAAAGTCGGGAGGAACCTGTTGAGCCCATGCTTCCAACGTAGTTGTCCCGGGCATGCGGTAGAATGTATTATTGATCTCCACCCCAGGTAAATTCTCCCCGTAAAATCGTAGCATATCTTTGTCAGGGTGATTTTTCGGATAAAAGGATCCCTTCCATTCCTTATAACTATAACCGCTGGTACCGACATATAATTGCATCGGATGCTCCCGTCCCCGTGTTGTTCAACGGGACAGAACCGCGGCGCCTATACTATTAGATCCGGTCACAAACTAGAGTATTTCAATTGTGCAGGCATAAT
The sequence above is a segment of the Desulfomonile tiedjei DSM 6799 genome. Coding sequences within it:
- a CDS encoding DUF72 domain-containing protein → MQLYVGTSGYSYKEWKGSFYPKNHPDKDMLRFYGENLPGVEINNTFYRMPGTTTLEAWAQQVPPDFRFVLKAPRKITHSSPLKQKNDEVDYLFKVSATLGEKLGAVLFQLPPYLRKNIQLLSDFTGLLPSSPRIAFEFRHPSWFDDELYELLRKKGYAVCCSDVENEEISRFVVTANWGYLRLRKANYSEEELLQWARKIKSQNWQTAYVFFKHEDEPTAPLLAKQFLEIAARSR